Proteins encoded by one window of Cystobacter ferrugineus:
- a CDS encoding CHAT domain-containing tetratricopeptide repeat protein — MGRVLGWMTVVMLCCTAGAAVAEEVGDARLVEAQAAFDEAAKLKDAGSYPEALARAEHALALREAALGSSHPDFASCLHQVGDLYRRQGDLARAEPLLRRALAIREATLGENHPAVASSLNNLAILASAQGLYDRAEPLFQRALAIQEALPDNNLLIAHALNNLANLYSDKGLYDQTETLLQRAIALYEAAPGDNPHLIASALNNLANLYLQQRLYDQAEPLYQRELTLQEASLGKDHPDVAYALNNLASLYVQQGLYGRAEPLYQRALAIREAALGKDHPDLASSINNLADLYINQGLYGRAGPLIQRALAIHEARFGEKHPGVSYALRTQARLYMMQGLYGRAEPLFLRALAISEAVFGKNHPHIEESLHDFALFRLAQHRLPEALPLFTRALAISEQRLRQETLGFSEARLALFLQQLRTTEQYLYSLVREHPRDARVRRLALGAVLLRKGRSIEETARISRSLYQSMGAEERDRLERLRGLRTQLATLSLAGPGSLTPADYQQRLDALASEGDALEADLAKRSAPLRARTRLPPPAEIVGQVAAALPRDGALVELIAYVDSPLGPQRGTPHSRRQGQLRYLALVLFPDTSTRALDLGPAAPIDLAATRLRDELARRDARFRTSAQALYRLAFRPLLPLLGNTRHLFLSPDGQLGLVPFAALHDGHHFLLDSFDFTYLTSGRDLLPHLQDTPPSSSVFVLADPDFHASPRTRPVAPSGNAPTLAGHSGPPGSFSSTPHADLAATPWASLPGTRQEAESIQRLIPQTQLFLGTEATKERLFHLPTPGVLHLATHGFFLEDAPVPEGSRAVVKFGALGDKARAPRPPDPLLRSGLILAGAPPRGPDAPDAASPPPDSAPVTALELAGLNLWGTQLVVLSACDTGRGDVKLGQGVFGLRRAFVVAGAETVVMSLWKVNDETTRALMEAYYRNLLAGLGRSTALREAMRSLRLTQAHPHYWAPFISVGRDAPLRALASPSRQTPDGEPARGR, encoded by the coding sequence ATGGGACGCGTGCTCGGGTGGATGACCGTCGTCATGCTCTGCTGTACAGCGGGAGCGGCGGTGGCGGAAGAGGTGGGGGATGCGCGGCTGGTGGAGGCGCAGGCCGCCTTCGACGAGGCGGCGAAGCTGAAAGACGCGGGCAGTTATCCCGAGGCCCTCGCACGTGCCGAGCATGCGCTCGCGCTGAGGGAGGCCGCGCTCGGGAGTTCGCACCCGGACTTCGCCAGTTGCCTGCATCAGGTGGGAGACCTGTACCGGCGGCAAGGGGACCTGGCCCGCGCCGAGCCACTGCTTCGACGTGCGCTCGCCATCAGGGAAGCGACTCTCGGCGAGAACCACCCCGCCGTCGCCTCCTCGCTCAACAACCTCGCCATCCTCGCCAGCGCCCAGGGGTTGTATGACCGGGCCGAGCCACTCTTCCAGCGCGCTCTCGCCATCCAGGAAGCGCTCCCCGACAACAACCTCCTCATCGCCCACGCGCTCAACAACCTGGCCAACCTCTACTCGGACAAGGGGTTGTACGACCAGACCGAGACACTGCTGCAACGTGCGATTGCCCTCTATGAAGCGGCCCCCGGCGACAACCCCCACCTCATCGCCTCCGCGCTCAACAACCTGGCCAACCTCTACCTCCAACAGAGGTTGTACGACCAGGCCGAGCCGCTCTACCAGCGCGAGCTCACCCTCCAGGAAGCGTCCCTCGGCAAGGACCACCCCGACGTCGCCTACGCGCTCAACAACCTGGCCAGCCTCTACGTCCAACAGGGGTTGTATGGCCGGGCCGAGCCGCTCTACCAGCGCGCGCTCGCCATCAGGGAAGCGGCCCTCGGTAAGGACCACCCCGACCTCGCCAGCTCGATCAACAATCTCGCCGACCTGTATATCAACCAGGGCTTGTACGGCCGGGCCGGGCCACTCATCCAACGCGCACTCGCCATCCATGAAGCGCGCTTCGGCGAGAAACACCCCGGTGTCTCCTACGCGCTCAGAACCCAAGCCAGACTCTACATGATGCAGGGGTTGTACGGCCGGGCCGAGCCACTCTTCCTGCGCGCTCTCGCCATCTCCGAAGCGGTCTTCGGCAAGAACCACCCCCACATCGAGGAATCGCTCCACGACTTCGCCCTCTTCCGGTTGGCGCAGCATCGCCTTCCCGAGGCCCTGCCGCTGTTCACGCGCGCACTCGCCATCTCCGAGCAGCGCCTGCGCCAGGAGACGCTCGGCTTCTCCGAAGCGCGCCTGGCCCTCTTCCTCCAACAACTGCGCACGACCGAGCAGTATCTCTACTCCCTGGTGCGCGAGCATCCACGGGACGCCCGCGTCCGGCGTCTGGCCCTCGGCGCCGTGCTGCTGCGCAAGGGCCGCTCCATCGAGGAGACCGCCCGCATCTCCCGCAGTCTCTACCAGAGCATGGGAGCCGAGGAGCGCGACCGCCTCGAGCGGCTGCGCGGCCTGCGCACCCAACTGGCCACCCTCTCGCTCGCGGGCCCCGGCTCACTCACCCCGGCGGACTACCAACAGCGCCTCGATGCACTCGCCAGCGAGGGCGATGCCCTCGAAGCCGACCTCGCCAAACGCTCCGCTCCCCTGCGTGCGCGCACCCGCCTTCCACCCCCCGCGGAGATCGTCGGCCAGGTGGCCGCCGCCCTCCCCAGGGACGGCGCCCTCGTCGAGCTCATCGCCTACGTGGACAGCCCCCTCGGCCCCCAGCGTGGCACCCCTCATTCGAGGCGTCAGGGACAGCTCCGCTACCTGGCGCTGGTGCTCTTCCCCGATACCTCCACCCGGGCCCTGGATCTCGGTCCCGCGGCGCCCATCGACCTCGCCGCCACTCGCCTGCGCGATGAGCTCGCACGCCGTGACGCTCGATTCCGGACCTCCGCCCAGGCCCTCTACCGGCTCGCCTTCCGGCCCCTGCTGCCCCTGTTGGGCAACACCCGCCACCTCTTCCTCTCTCCCGACGGACAGCTGGGCCTCGTCCCCTTCGCCGCACTCCACGACGGCCACCACTTCCTCCTCGACTCCTTCGACTTCACCTACCTCACCTCCGGCAGGGACCTCCTGCCTCATCTCCAGGACACGCCCCCCTCGTCCTCCGTCTTCGTCCTCGCCGACCCGGACTTCCACGCGTCACCCCGAACGCGCCCCGTGGCCCCGTCCGGCAACGCCCCCACGCTGGCCGGGCACTCCGGCCCTCCCGGGAGCTTCTCGTCCACCCCGCACGCGGACCTCGCCGCCACACCGTGGGCGTCACTGCCGGGCACTCGTCAGGAGGCCGAGAGCATTCAACGCCTGATCCCCCAGACCCAGCTCTTCCTCGGCACCGAGGCCACCAAGGAGCGGCTGTTCCACCTGCCCACGCCCGGCGTGCTGCACCTGGCCACCCACGGCTTCTTCCTCGAGGACGCTCCCGTGCCCGAGGGCTCCAGGGCCGTGGTCAAATTCGGTGCGCTGGGCGACAAGGCCCGCGCGCCGCGTCCCCCCGACCCGCTGCTGCGCTCGGGCCTGATTCTCGCGGGCGCGCCCCCCAGGGGGCCTGACGCCCCGGACGCGGCCAGCCCTCCACCTGACAGCGCGCCGGTGACGGCCCTGGAGTTGGCCGGCCTCAACCTGTGGGGCACCCAACTCGTGGTGCTGTCCGCGTGCGACACCGGGCGAGGCGACGTGAAGCTGGGCCAGGGAGTCTTCGGCCTGCGCCGCGCCTTCGTCGTGGCGGGAGCGGAGACGGTGGTGATGAGCCTGTGGAAGGTGAACGACGAGACGACCCGGGCCCTCATGGAGGCCTACTACCGCAACCTGCTCGCGGGGCTGGGCAGATCCACGGCCCTGCGAGAGGCCATGCGCTCCTTGCGCCTGACCCAGGCCCATCCCCACTACTGGGCTCCCTTCATCTCCGTGGGCAGAGATGCGCCCCTGCGCGCCCTGGCCTCTCCCTCCCGGCAGACACCTGACGGGGAGCCCGCGCGGGGACGGTGA
- a CDS encoding NBR1-Ig-like domain-containing protein, translating to MKPPVTPLLLLASFFLAASPAFAGDSAVFVSQTVPTSLTTGEVRTVSVTMRNNGTTTWTRNGELGYKLGSQNPQDNYRWTHNRIYLEDGESVGPGHSKTFTFNITAPSTPGTYNFQWRMVQEYVAWFGDFSPNVTIQVAAPVPHNAQFISQSVPATLAAGQSASVSVTMKNIGTNVWTAAAGYRLGSQNPQDNLTWGIGRVDLAPQESIRPNEQKTFTFNITAPSTPGTYNFQWRMLQEDHLWFGDSSPNVAYPLPVTLCPGVSVVPDGMSDLGPALQTCINDTPSGGTLELPPGTYGMGTQVRINKPFTLRTRGLASSTANCEEPGINCAVLKALPSFSAKVGGFLAAEATQYVTFDHLILDGNRAARLGTTAASQCPTGADNNRWGYNAKMGDCTFCRFTHSVSKNALCGTALEFRGNDGTITNSVFRSNGQNSVPGMWADGLTIHFSDRATVTHNTFIDNSDVALILGGGQNAVVTHNRISQPSQVAFAGLMLDNFNTPEWGNFTGAVVSDNTIDCSAARNCHFGIEIGPHPWYLPPKNIQGGDVHGNTVSSARQGINVDGAGTTQAPLLLYGNTVTNEAPGSASFNCGVHSTSRLNINTADSVVDRNGDTTPMTTFEWHLCP from the coding sequence ATGAAACCACCAGTCACTCCCCTCTTGCTTCTCGCAAGCTTTTTCCTCGCCGCGTCCCCAGCCTTCGCGGGTGACAGCGCGGTCTTCGTGTCCCAGACCGTACCGACGTCGCTCACGACGGGTGAAGTCCGCACGGTCTCGGTGACCATGCGAAACAATGGCACCACGACCTGGACCCGGAACGGCGAGCTCGGATACAAACTGGGAAGCCAGAACCCCCAGGACAACTACCGGTGGACCCACAACCGGATCTACCTCGAGGATGGCGAGTCGGTAGGCCCCGGTCATTCGAAGACCTTCACCTTCAACATCACCGCGCCCTCGACCCCTGGCACCTACAACTTCCAGTGGCGGATGGTCCAGGAGTATGTCGCCTGGTTCGGAGACTTCTCTCCGAACGTGACCATCCAGGTCGCGGCGCCGGTACCTCATAACGCCCAGTTCATCTCTCAATCGGTGCCGGCGACGCTCGCCGCCGGGCAGAGTGCTTCCGTGTCGGTGACGATGAAGAACATCGGCACGAACGTCTGGACGGCCGCCGCAGGCTACAGACTCGGGTCGCAGAACCCCCAGGACAACCTGACCTGGGGCATCGGCCGGGTGGACCTGGCGCCGCAAGAGTCGATCCGCCCGAACGAGCAGAAGACGTTTACCTTCAACATCACCGCGCCCTCGACCCCTGGCACCTACAACTTCCAGTGGCGGATGCTCCAGGAGGACCACCTCTGGTTTGGAGACTCTTCTCCGAACGTCGCCTACCCGCTGCCGGTGACGCTCTGTCCCGGGGTCTCCGTGGTCCCGGATGGCATGAGCGATCTGGGCCCGGCACTCCAGACATGCATCAACGACACTCCATCCGGCGGTACCCTCGAACTGCCACCCGGCACCTACGGTATGGGCACCCAGGTTCGGATCAACAAGCCGTTCACGTTGCGAACCCGGGGGCTCGCGAGCTCGACCGCCAACTGCGAGGAGCCTGGCATCAACTGCGCCGTGCTCAAGGCGCTTCCCTCCTTCAGCGCCAAGGTCGGCGGCTTCCTCGCCGCCGAGGCGACCCAATACGTGACCTTCGACCACCTGATTCTGGACGGCAATCGCGCCGCCCGCCTCGGTACGACGGCCGCGTCGCAGTGCCCCACGGGCGCGGACAACAACAGATGGGGATACAACGCGAAGATGGGCGATTGCACCTTCTGTCGCTTCACCCACAGCGTCAGCAAGAATGCACTCTGCGGTACCGCGCTCGAGTTTCGCGGCAATGACGGCACGATCACGAACAGCGTCTTCCGCTCCAACGGGCAGAACTCGGTCCCGGGGATGTGGGCGGACGGGCTGACGATCCACTTCTCGGATCGCGCCACGGTCACCCACAACACCTTCATCGATAACAGTGACGTGGCCCTGATCCTGGGTGGCGGCCAGAACGCCGTGGTCACCCACAACAGGATCAGCCAACCCAGCCAGGTGGCCTTCGCCGGCCTGATGCTCGACAACTTCAACACCCCCGAGTGGGGTAACTTCACCGGTGCCGTGGTCAGTGACAATACGATTGACTGTTCGGCGGCCCGCAACTGCCACTTCGGAATCGAGATCGGACCTCACCCCTGGTACCTGCCGCCCAAGAATATCCAGGGCGGCGACGTGCACGGCAACACGGTGAGCTCCGCCCGGCAGGGGATCAACGTCGATGGGGCCGGCACGACGCAGGCGCCCCTCCTCCTCTACGGCAACACGGTCACCAACGAGGCGCCCGGGTCGGCCAGCTTCAACTGTGGGGTCCACAGCACCTCGCGCCTCAACATCAATACCGCCGACTCGGTGGTGGACCGGAATGGAGACACCACTCCCATGACGACCTTCGAGTGGCACCTCTGCCCGTAG
- a CDS encoding sialate O-acetylesterase, whose protein sequence is MLPGPSFHGLSSLALFATAMALPTLANAAPLENNSTAVVMDSTAITGIHDNEIFQRAGTKPDSVARISVNLTPPPATATYTYYSISLLNGGNTRERVLSEGVYTGASLLDFSLSTGNSRRKVRVSFYDASNIERLRWDSPGFSVGEVFMIAGQSNAGNHGDTEGTVVTANALHRAVEPTGAISWLPVTEPLAYTTTSGGQYYGSPWASFADNLGSRIGVPVAVLNVSWGGSALEYWESTVTPATTRVKDLNGNPVVLFDRLKLGASALKRLTAKQGQLQCGFRAVLWHQGESNSEREFTTDPNEPQQPSRTWYAAKLKEIAQDFRDITGCTQPWMVASATWLAPHYRTGDGLSLATKWAAETEIRKGQRYLGNREPVTSSEPVFLQGPDTDMLIGEDPMWTPPGPKAYRWDGIHMTRQGLNLHGRLWSERVAGMLGAGSVLVEKDLVPEVARVWNMFSTTLGRTPEEMNLDNEGLRYWVQVLTTNPGSATEAVILSTLRASDEFFIRDTFRQTVNRRPSGWEVYYWAAEMSAGRTTRANLASVDRVGYENTLTPNAKKVFLLYVNVMGRTLPEITADTGGMDYWTRVLDDNPASEAAIAESFRTSSEYRVRTAFVKSKGRQPTLAELSTFMAKVTSSTTPTDAWLANDVWVNAAD, encoded by the coding sequence ATGCTCCCTGGACCTTCCTTCCACGGGCTTTCCTCGCTGGCACTGTTCGCCACCGCGATGGCCCTTCCCACCCTGGCGAATGCTGCTCCGCTCGAAAACAACTCGACGGCCGTCGTCATGGACAGCACCGCGATCACCGGCATTCATGACAACGAAATCTTCCAGCGCGCCGGAACGAAACCTGATTCCGTTGCGAGGATTTCCGTCAATCTGACCCCGCCACCGGCGACGGCCACCTACACGTACTATTCCATCTCCCTGCTCAACGGCGGTAACACGCGTGAACGCGTGCTGTCCGAAGGCGTCTACACGGGCGCCAGCCTGCTCGACTTCTCGCTCTCCACGGGCAATTCGCGCAGGAAGGTACGCGTCTCGTTCTACGATGCCAGCAACATCGAACGCCTGCGCTGGGACAGCCCCGGTTTCTCCGTGGGGGAAGTGTTCATGATCGCCGGGCAGAGCAATGCCGGCAACCATGGCGACACGGAAGGCACCGTGGTCACCGCGAACGCCCTGCACCGCGCGGTGGAGCCGACGGGCGCGATTTCCTGGTTGCCGGTGACTGAACCGCTGGCCTACACGACCACCAGCGGTGGCCAGTATTACGGTTCGCCCTGGGCGAGCTTCGCCGACAACCTGGGCAGCAGGATAGGCGTGCCGGTTGCCGTGCTCAATGTCTCCTGGGGCGGTTCCGCGCTTGAGTACTGGGAGTCCACGGTGACCCCGGCGACGACGCGGGTGAAGGATCTGAACGGCAACCCAGTGGTCCTGTTCGATCGGCTGAAGTTGGGTGCGAGCGCGCTCAAGCGCCTGACGGCCAAGCAAGGGCAACTCCAGTGTGGCTTCCGTGCCGTGCTGTGGCATCAGGGTGAAAGCAATTCGGAACGAGAGTTCACGACGGATCCCAACGAGCCACAACAACCCTCCAGGACCTGGTATGCAGCCAAACTGAAAGAGATCGCACAGGACTTTCGCGACATCACGGGGTGCACGCAACCCTGGATGGTGGCAAGTGCAACCTGGCTCGCTCCTCATTACCGCACAGGTGATGGACTGAGTCTCGCCACGAAGTGGGCAGCGGAGACTGAAATCCGCAAAGGCCAACGCTACCTGGGGAATCGCGAACCGGTGACGAGCAGTGAGCCAGTCTTCCTGCAGGGACCTGACACCGATATGCTCATCGGGGAGGATCCGATGTGGACGCCTCCCGGTCCCAAGGCCTATCGTTGGGATGGAATTCATATGACGCGCCAGGGCCTGAACCTTCACGGGCGGCTGTGGTCCGAGCGCGTGGCGGGCATGCTTGGCGCGGGAAGCGTATTGGTGGAGAAAGACCTCGTGCCGGAGGTGGCCAGGGTCTGGAACATGTTCTCCACCACGTTGGGCCGCACGCCCGAGGAAATGAACCTCGACAATGAAGGCCTGCGCTACTGGGTACAGGTCTTGACCACGAATCCTGGCAGCGCCACCGAAGCCGTCATCCTGTCGACCCTCCGGGCCTCGGACGAATTCTTCATCCGCGACACCTTCCGGCAGACAGTCAACCGCCGCCCATCGGGTTGGGAAGTGTACTACTGGGCCGCCGAGATGAGCGCCGGACGCACCACACGGGCCAATCTGGCATCCGTGGACCGGGTCGGTTACGAAAACACCCTGACGCCGAACGCCAAGAAAGTGTTCCTCCTGTACGTCAACGTCATGGGCCGCACGCTGCCGGAAATCACGGCCGATACCGGCGGGATGGACTACTGGACCCGTGTGCTGGACGACAACCCGGCTTCCGAAGCGGCCATCGCGGAGTCCTTCCGCACCAGCTCGGAATATCGCGTGCGCACCGCATTCGTGAAATCCAAGGGCCGTCAGCCGACCCTCGCGGAACTGAGCACCTTCATGGCGAAGGTGACGTCCTCCACCACGCCAACCGATGCCTGGCTGGCGAACGACGTGTGGGTCAACGCGGCGGACTGA
- a CDS encoding transposase, producing MYLMAEPVIGQVKNGTLPRFSLRGLPKVRGEFSLACAVHNLKKLWRQGWELPALVAQSA from the coding sequence ATGTATTTGATGGCCGAGCCCGTCATCGGCCAGGTGAAGAACGGGACGCTGCCGCGCTTCTCTCTGCGGGGCCTGCCCAAGGTCCGCGGAGAATTCTCCCTGGCGTGCGCGGTGCACAACCTCAAGAAGCTGTGGCGCCAGGGCTGGGAGCTGCCCGCCCTGGTAGCGCAGTCCGCGTAG
- a CDS encoding PAAR domain-containing protein has translation MPPAARITDSHTCPAVEPGPVPHVGGPVVVGEATVIIGGQPAARVGDALVCIGPLDSVSQGEPTVIIGGKPAARLGDPTSHGGVIVSGCPTVLIGAAHQATCMAEAAEKGMGFVTKADP, from the coding sequence ATGCCACCTGCCGCGAGAATCACTGACAGTCATACGTGTCCCGCCGTGGAACCGGGCCCCGTGCCGCATGTCGGAGGACCTGTCGTCGTGGGAGAAGCCACCGTCATCATCGGCGGCCAGCCCGCGGCGCGCGTGGGCGATGCCCTCGTGTGCATAGGGCCCCTCGACTCGGTATCCCAGGGAGAGCCCACGGTCATCATCGGAGGGAAGCCCGCGGCGAGATTGGGTGATCCCACGTCGCATGGCGGGGTCATCGTGTCGGGTTGTCCCACCGTGCTCATCGGAGCCGCCCATCAAGCCACATGCATGGCCGAGGCCGCTGAAAAGGGAATGGGCTTCGTGACGAAAGCCGACCCATGA
- a CDS encoding DUF4123 domain-containing protein: MTTFSVYHEAEARGARLTGPMPAENPTHKTQVLAALQTTAEPLFAILDASVDSRILVLLRESTEECRSLYEGASGDLLEEVAPYLVALQKDSSLLEVLVHEGWGRHWGIFLTSPRPFHEVRRHFRKFLMIEDDKARKLYFRFYDPRVLRQFLPLCNPSQTESLFEAVSAYLLEEADPLTSLVRFTRHEHTVLLETLGPGAE, from the coding sequence ATGACGACCTTCTCCGTCTACCATGAAGCCGAGGCGCGCGGAGCACGACTCACCGGGCCCATGCCCGCGGAAAACCCGACACACAAGACGCAAGTGCTGGCAGCATTGCAAACAACCGCGGAGCCGCTTTTCGCGATACTCGACGCCTCGGTCGACTCCCGCATCCTCGTTCTGCTCCGGGAATCGACTGAGGAATGCCGCTCCCTCTACGAGGGCGCCTCCGGTGACCTCCTGGAGGAGGTTGCTCCCTACCTGGTTGCCCTCCAGAAAGACTCCAGCCTGTTGGAGGTGCTGGTTCATGAGGGATGGGGACGGCACTGGGGTATCTTTCTCACGAGCCCACGGCCATTTCATGAGGTGCGCAGACACTTCAGGAAGTTCCTCATGATCGAGGATGACAAGGCGCGGAAGCTCTATTTCCGCTTCTACGATCCGAGAGTGCTCCGACAATTCCTGCCACTCTGCAATCCCTCCCAGACAGAATCACTCTTCGAAGCGGTATCCGCGTACCTGCTGGAAGAAGCGGACCCGCTCACGTCGCTCGTCCGCTTCACGAGGCATGAACACACGGTCCTCCTCGAGACATTGGGACCAGGAGCGGAGTGA
- a CDS encoding T6SS immunity protein Tdi1 domain-containing protein: MFERFSRKYQLTFQETLATGGDLTVSPLERIPGFEEFMARYEGATFDHGLYRVHLREQRTRWTARAEEAFPTLKGRVSCFAYDWLGRQFALDNARRQGGQPLILLLEIGTGEILEIPLTFADFHENELVDDPDAALLPGLFQDWLALKHNPPRPHECVGYKTPLFLGGADTLDNMESTDMDVYWTLFGQMLAKVRNLPEGTPIKGFTV; the protein is encoded by the coding sequence GTGTTCGAACGGTTTTCCAGGAAGTACCAACTGACGTTCCAGGAGACGCTCGCGACGGGAGGCGATCTCACGGTGTCTCCCCTGGAGAGGATTCCAGGCTTCGAGGAGTTCATGGCCCGGTACGAAGGCGCGACCTTCGACCACGGACTCTATCGCGTCCATCTCAGGGAGCAGCGGACCCGATGGACCGCCCGCGCCGAGGAGGCATTCCCCACCCTCAAGGGGCGAGTGTCCTGCTTCGCCTATGACTGGCTTGGCCGTCAGTTCGCGCTGGATAACGCGCGCAGGCAAGGTGGACAACCCCTGATTCTCCTGCTTGAGATTGGCACGGGCGAGATTCTAGAAATTCCATTGACGTTCGCTGATTTTCACGAAAACGAACTCGTTGATGACCCAGACGCCGCGCTGCTTCCCGGGCTCTTTCAAGACTGGCTGGCCTTGAAACACAACCCGCCACGGCCTCATGAGTGTGTCGGGTACAAGACCCCGTTGTTCCTCGGAGGAGCAGACACCCTGGACAACATGGAATCAACCGACATGGATGTCTACTGGACGCTTTTCGGTCAAATGCTCGCGAAGGTCCGGAATCTTCCCGAGGGCACGCCCATCAAGGGCTTCACGGTGTAG
- a CDS encoding acyl-CoA dehydrogenase family protein, protein MRLNTAASARHLEAAKRLTYHAVAVFDAKQNARREFSMAKLFSTETPGLRGDRTRSRGTLHREALDGRALGKIPDLREHLTEKRPVDIHVG, encoded by the coding sequence ATGCGATTGAATACGGCCGCGAGCGCAAGGCATTTGGAGGCGGCCAAGCGGCTCACCTACCACGCGGTGGCGGTGTTCGACGCGAAGCAGAACGCCAGGAGGGAGTTCTCCATGGCCAAGCTCTTCTCCACGGAGACGCCGGGGCTCCGAGGCGATCGCACCCGCTCTCGGGGAACGCTACACCGTGAAGCCCTTGATGGGCGTGCCCTCGGGAAGATTCCGGACCTTCGCGAGCATTTGACCGAAAAGCGTCCAGTAGACATCCATGTCGGTTGA